Genomic window (Armatimonadota bacterium):
GCGGAAGGTTTCTACGAAGGAAGTAGGCTTGGGCGCCCGTGTCACCGTCAAGGACAAGCGCCGACGGATCGAGTTCGAGGTTCGGATCGTCGCTAGCGTCGAGGCGAATCCGGACGAGGACTTGATCAGCGACGAATCCCCCCTCGGCCGGGCTCTGCTGGGCAAAGCCGTCGGCGACATCGTGCGGTACAGCGCCCCAGCTGGCGACCTTAGATACGAAATCACGAACATTCGCCGCTAGCGCGACGGCTCGGACAAGGGGCCAATCGTGCTGACCTGCGCCAAGACGATGGTATCATAGTCGTATTCCTCGGTTCTTCGGCCCTATAACCGTAGCAACCGCAATCGTCGAGCGACAATGAGCAAGAAGTCAATCCCGATACCGAAAATGCGGCGTGGCATCCGTGGTTTCTATAAGGATGTCGTGAGCGAAATGAAGCACGTCACGTGGCCCGGCCCTAAGGAGACGAGCCGCTTGACTAGCGTTGTGCTGTCCGTCTGCCTGGGCGTTGTCCTGATGCTCTTTGGGCTGTCGGTCGTGGTAGAACAAATTCTCAAAATACTTCTCGGAGGTGGCTAGGCAATGGCAAGGTCTTGGTACGCGGTTCACACGATCTCGGGCCACGAGAACAAAGTGCGGGATATTTTGAAGCGCAGAGCTGAAGCGGAGGGTCTCTGGGATTTCGATCTGTTTGAAATCATGATCCCGACTGAACAACAGCTCAGTACTCGCAACGGCAAGCGCGTCGTCGTGTCAAGGAAGGTTTTTCCTGGATACATCATGGTCCACATGAACATGACCGACGATTCTTTCAAGTTGGTCAAGAGCACGAGCGGAGTGACAGGGTTCGTGCAAAGCGGCAGCAAACCAATCCCGCTTGAGGATTTCGAGGTTCGACGGATCCTGAAGAACCTTGAATTGAGCAAGGAGACGCCAAAGGTCGCGTTTGACAAAGGCGATTTGATCCGGGTGGTCGAAGGACCGTTCGTGGACTATCAAGGACGGATTGAGGAGGTCAATCGTGATCGAGAAAAGCTCAAGGTCATGATCAGCATCTTCGGCCGCGACACGCCCGTGGAGCTAGACTTCCCACAAGTCGAAAGGGTGTAAGCTGTCGTACTTGTTAGCCGCCGCCAGCGGCTTGATAGCTTTATGCCTGAAGTCGATACCAGATACAAGCAGTGGACCGTTGCTGAGGTCGACGACCGGGCAGTTGACACGTTGTCGCATGAGTTGGGCATCAGCCCCCTCGTGGCATCAGTACTCCTCAGCCGCGGTATTTCTGATCCGCTGCAGGCCTCGGCGTATCTCAATCCAAGCCTGCAGGACCTGCACTCTCCTTCCCTGCTGCCTGACTTCGATCCGGCGGTCGGCGAAATCCTCGGTGCCAAAGAGAGCGGAAAGCGGGTGTTCGTACATGGAGACTACGACGCCGATGGAGTCACGAGCGCGGCCCTCTTCACAAGGTTCCTGCGCAGACTCGGCTGCGACGTAGTGCCGCACGTACCGCATAGAACGCGCGAAGGGTACGGCATCCACCTAGATGCGGTCAAAATGGCCGCTGAGGCTGGCTGCAAGCTGTTTCTGACGTGCGACTGCGGCATATCTGCTCACGAGCAAGTCGCCGCGGCTAACTCGGCTGGAATGCGAGTCGTCGTTACCGACCACCACGAAGTCGGTGAAACCTTGCCTCCGGCTGCTGCTGTAGTCAACCCTCACAGACGCGATTCGCAATATCCGTTCAAGCACTTAAGCGGCGTTGGAGTCGTCTTCAAACTTTGCCAGGGCATCACACAAGAGCTGAAGATCGACGAAAGCCGTTTCTTCCGCGCCTACCTGGACCTTGCGGCGCTTGGAACGATCGCCGACGTAATGCCGCTCATCGACGAGAACAGGATTATCGCTAGCCACGGCTTGACAAGCATCAAGCACAGCAAGAAGCCGGGGCTGCGATCTCTTCTCAGAGTGTGCGAGCTCGATGACCCAAGTCGAAAGATCACTGCCCGCAACGTCGGGTTTCAGATCGCGCCGCGCATCAACGCAGCAGGGCGCATGGCAGATTCGCGCCTTGCGCTCGACCTGCTGCTGGAAGACGATCCTGAAAAGGCAGACGTGATCGCAGAGCTGCTGGACGAAACGAATCGACAGCGACGCGTCGAGCAAGCTCACGCCTATGATGAGGCGGTCGAACTCGTCGAACAAACCCACTCCCCGAGCGACCGCGCTATCGTTGTGAGTCGTGAGGGGTGGCACCCAGGTTTGATCGGTATCGTGGCCGGCAAACTTGCGGAGCAGTACTACAGGCCGACCTTCGTCGTGACGATCGACGAAAACGGCCATGCTCGCGGATCGGCGAGGTCCATCCCTGGCTTCAACTTGGGAGCAGCCATCGACGCAGCTAGGCCACATCTCTCCAGCGGAGGCGGCCACGAGCAAGCTGCGGGGTTTTCGCTCGAGGCCTCTAAGCTTGAGGGTTTCGCCCTAGCGATGAAGTCGTATGCGAACTCGGTGCTGACCGACGACGACCTCGTGCCGCGCATCGAGATCGACGCGATCATCGACCCGAGCGAAGCGTCCAACCCACGGGTTGTCGAGGAACTCGCCGCGCTGGCGCCGTTTGGACAGGGCAATCCCGAACCGACGTTTGGCTGCCTCGGTCTGACGACGTCGAATATAGCTCCGACGAGCAACCCGGCTCATGTGCGGCTATCTCTGATTGACACGAGCGGCACACCTCACAAGGCTATGGCGTTCGGCATCGGCGAGGGGCTCTCCGCACTCGGCAACGGGGCGAAGATCGACATCGTGTT
Coding sequences:
- the secE gene encoding preprotein translocase subunit SecE produces the protein MRRGIRGFYKDVVSEMKHVTWPGPKETSRLTSVVLSVCLGVVLMLFGLSVVVEQILKILLGGG
- the nusG gene encoding transcription termination/antitermination factor NusG, whose protein sequence is MARSWYAVHTISGHENKVRDILKRRAEAEGLWDFDLFEIMIPTEQQLSTRNGKRVVVSRKVFPGYIMVHMNMTDDSFKLVKSTSGVTGFVQSGSKPIPLEDFEVRRILKNLELSKETPKVAFDKGDLIRVVEGPFVDYQGRIEEVNRDREKLKVMISIFGRDTPVELDFPQVERV
- the recJ gene encoding single-stranded-DNA-specific exonuclease RecJ, whose product is MPEVDTRYKQWTVAEVDDRAVDTLSHELGISPLVASVLLSRGISDPLQASAYLNPSLQDLHSPSLLPDFDPAVGEILGAKESGKRVFVHGDYDADGVTSAALFTRFLRRLGCDVVPHVPHRTREGYGIHLDAVKMAAEAGCKLFLTCDCGISAHEQVAAANSAGMRVVVTDHHEVGETLPPAAAVVNPHRRDSQYPFKHLSGVGVVFKLCQGITQELKIDESRFFRAYLDLAALGTIADVMPLIDENRIIASHGLTSIKHSKKPGLRSLLRVCELDDPSRKITARNVGFQIAPRINAAGRMADSRLALDLLLEDDPEKADVIAELLDETNRQRRVEQAHAYDEAVELVEQTHSPSDRAIVVSREGWHPGLIGIVAGKLAEQYYRPTFVVTIDENGHARGSARSIPGFNLGAAIDAARPHLSSGGGHEQAAGFSLEASKLEGFALAMKSYANSVLTDDDLVPRIEIDAIIDPSEASNPRVVEELAALAPFGQGNPEPTFGCLGLTTSNIAPTSNPAHVRLSLIDTSGTPHKAMAFGIGEGLSALGNGAKIDIVFRPDENVFRGKAEFRWLIDDYRPSGN